From Impatiens glandulifera chromosome 7, dImpGla2.1, whole genome shotgun sequence:
TGCTCTGCAATACCCTCATACATATATAGTAGGAAAGAGATTACTGTAACTAGTGTTAAATGAAGCTTATAAACCGTAGAGAAGTTGTATTAAGGTAGTTACTGATGCAATGAGAATTAGTTTATGCTTTTTCTCTCATCACCTCAGTTTTCCCATCTCTTGCTTCAACCATTCTGTTAACTTGTGGCAATTTGAAAATGATCttaaaaaatacttaactaTCTTCTCAAAGCTAGATTCGTCGGCGGCTCGGTATAACAGATACAGAGTGTTATACCGAGCCCGCCTTGTCTTTAGCTTGAACGACCTTCAACTGGACATTTGAATACCCATCTGTGTTCGTCGGTTTCTCATACCCAGTGTCGATCACATCCCAGTTATCTTGGTAGACGAGAATGGTCTTTATCTGCACATTCCAGTTGTCTTAGTTGGGCTTTTTGTCAGCTTGGGTAGCGGTCACATTGTTTAGACCTGTTATTTCTCTCAAATGCTTACATTCAACTCACACACCttacaaattggtatcagagcatctcCATATCAAATGGATTGCTACAAGTCTTTATAGGCAAAATATTTGCCTTTTCAAATgccaaaataaatcattatgcCTATTAAATAGGTCTGCCACCCATATTTCTTGTTATGTCACTTGCGTCTAAAACCATTCATACTAATATTCTAGGAATAATaagcataaaaaaataaacttattaatttaagttttacaaCCGTTAGTATACCCTAAATGTTATCATGATCTATTCTTGTATATTTATTGCTCCTTTTTTGCAGCTGAATTTCCcacttataaaacaaatatttaattttatattagcaATTTTGGAGATATTGTTGACACTTGATATTTTATTGCAATATAAGACTTTTTCATTGTGGAGTTTGTACTCTTTCGTTCCTTCTTTCAATTATCACATGCAAATTTATTCCACCAATGACAGTCTAGGGGCTGGCTTGTTTGATGGttttttttggtatttaatccaaataaactaATATCTCATCATCAATCACTTTTTTCATTAAATCATTCTAAGGCTAtttcataaactaaaatatcaaataccCTTACACTATTCATTATAACATTTCAAAAACTAAATACTAAGGCTATTTTGGCCATTTGACCAAATAACCCAAAATctcactttttcatcaaaaagatttgaaatatttaaaaaaataaaaataaataaataacacatcaAAACAAACTCTAGTTGCTAACCAAGGCATAGTTAACAAGTAAATAGCTAAGAAATTGTTGACTGCAGGATTGTTCCCCTTCCATGCTTGTTATACTCATCACCCCTCCACCAATTGATGAAGAAGGGCGCATGCAATTTGCAAGGTACAAAATCttccaattttatttatatggtgCACTATCATTGATGATTCCTTGTACAAATTAGGTTATTTTACCTCTAAACCAGGTGTTGGGTtcaaagtttattattattatgattattatccATCTTGTTCAAGTAGAATAATATGCCTCCACTGCGCTTTCAGTTTGTTATTCTTAGAATTAATGCGATGTTGATCTAAACTTGCACATATAGATTGCAATACGGTAACAATGCAATGGAACAACCAGAAAGAACAAATGAGGTTGCAGGAAGTTATGCAAAAGCATGTGTTGAATTGGCCAATGAACTTGGTCTTCCCTCCATCAACTTGTGGTCTAAGATGCAAGAAACCGAAGGATGGCAAAAGAAGTTTCTTAGGTAAGTACACTTAAAAGACTAATAAGACGTAAATTTGATAAGAGTTAAAtgaagtaattttttattttggtttggtttgtGCAGTGATGGGCTGCATCTTACAGCAGAGGGGAATGCAGTTGTTTATAAGGAAGTTGTAAGGGTTTTCGAAAGAGCATTGCTTAATGCTGAAGAGATGCCATATGATTTTCCTCACCACTCTGCCATAGATAGTAAAAACCCTGAACTAGCCTTCCACCCAGCCTGCAATATCTTATCTCCTTGACATCTTTAATTAAACTGAATTTCATTTTCACGAGACACCCCTCCCACTCCATTACATAAatctcatttcataatttattccATTTCtcattattactattattatttatttatttatttattataaatggtCCTGGTGTTACTATTATTACTTATAGACTAGTTCTCAACTTGCTTGTGTGTTATTATGATATCTAcccatttttaatttgatttttgagttatttgaaaactgatACTTTTGTTCTAGTAATTTTTGTCATCAATTACCATCATACTGAAATGCCCTCAAATTGAAAGTGTtctttacttttctttttttttttggttaagtTTATTAAAGCATCTTTAagagttaataatataaatcgaTATAGTAATTACAGAAATTTGGAACTTGAAAAATGAACACACACACAACAAACATCAAATTGATTCTctcttttatcttaaaaaaaatttggaacTTGAAAAATGAACACACACACACAACAAACATCAAATTGATTCTctcttttatcttaaaaaaatgtttgtataATCAATCATATTAAATTTACCACTTGTTCTTGACTAAGCTAAAAGGAAGTGAATACTAAATTTATTCCTTTCCCCAATTGCcatctttattaaaaaataaaaaattattatatattttgattttgataaaattttaatttcttcagtatttaatatatttctatatttttaaatatataattgaattttattaggtatataaaagaaaataaacttatttgtaattcaattatttgttattttgtttgaaactCAATTGGTGTTTTTAGCcaataaaatgtttaactttgtttcttgaaactcaatttttttttttgagtttttttttttttaatgaaatgactcattttttaaataaaaaaatttaaaaagaataaataaaaaaaaatagagcaaTTGTGTGGTGATAGAAGGCATTTGAAGAAGTTAGGAGAAAATTGAAATGTATAATGAAAGTTGAGAGGTTGGTTATcaaattaatccaattaaaaaaatctggCAGTGGAAACCCTGACAATCATCAATGGCGGCACTGTTTACTCCTTCCCCACTACAGGTCGGATTCTgattctctcttcttcttcgaCCTGCAATCCAATCCAGAACAAGATTCTCTTTTTCCATCTCCCCGCCTCCTCTTCTCATGTATGTTCAAGTTCATCCATACTAGATTTGAATATCTTCATTttcatattgattttattttttttatgaattagttGATCTCTCTTCAGAAATGGCTTCTTCAGCATCTCTCTATACGATTTCGTTAAACAAATCAAACCATGTTTCCAAATCTCTTGAATCAACTGATAATCTGTCTCCCATTAAGTTGAGCATTTCCAACAAATCGGTTCTTCCCAATTTGAATCTTATGTCTTCTGGGAGCCGAAAGCAATGTGTAAGAAGGTGTTCAGCTTTAGAGGTCAATAAGAATAACAACTCGATTTTAGCTGGAAATAAGTTT
This genomic window contains:
- the LOC124945544 gene encoding GDSL esterase/lipase At5g62930, translated to MRPQIVLFGDSITEQSFRPDGWGSSLADKYSRKADILVRGYSGYNTRWALFLLHHLFPLGTTISPVATTIFFGANDAALFERTSQRQHVPLGEYKENLKKIVQHMKDCSPSMLVILITPPPIDEEGRMQFARLQYGNNAMEQPERTNEVAGSYAKACVELANELGLPSINLWSKMQETEGWQKKFLSDGLHLTAEGNAVVYKEVVRVFERALLNAEEMPYDFPHHSAIDSKNPELAFHPACNILSP